A region from the Rhodopseudomonas julia genome encodes:
- a CDS encoding threonine aldolase family protein gives MTSATSATSAIEIDLVSDTSTRPSRDMLARMMAAETGDEQRGEDPTVLRLCEQIAGLLGMEDALFLPSGTMCNQIAFLVHCRPGDEIIAAENAHVFGSEGAGASALAGAQFHTIATPSGIFDAAAVAAHIRAPRMRRPRSRVISVEQTTNRGGGAIWPVEELAAIVALAREHSLAAHMDGARLFNAVVAAKTPAKIFTAGFDSAWVDLSKGLGCPVGGVLAGSKDFIAEAWHWKHRLGGAMRQSGILAGAGLYALDHNVERLAEDHANARLFADIVRGLDGVTVSPENVVTNILFLELDERLEAAAIATALKEHGVRIGVEGPRRMRVVTHLDVTRDGVERAGRAFAETVQTMLG, from the coding sequence ATGACCTCTGCGACCTCTGCGACCTCTGCGATCGAGATCGACCTCGTTTCAGACACCTCCACCCGCCCGAGCCGTGACATGCTCGCCCGGATGATGGCAGCCGAAACGGGCGACGAGCAGCGCGGCGAGGACCCGACGGTTCTTCGGCTTTGCGAACAGATCGCCGGTCTTCTCGGCATGGAAGACGCGCTCTTTCTGCCGTCTGGGACGATGTGCAACCAGATCGCCTTCCTCGTTCATTGTCGGCCGGGTGATGAGATCATCGCCGCCGAAAATGCCCATGTCTTCGGTTCCGAGGGGGCTGGCGCCTCCGCGCTTGCGGGCGCGCAGTTTCACACCATCGCGACACCGAGCGGCATCTTCGACGCGGCCGCGGTCGCCGCGCATATTCGGGCGCCTCGTATGCGCCGTCCCCGCAGCCGGGTGATCTCAGTCGAGCAGACGACAAACCGAGGCGGCGGAGCGATCTGGCCGGTCGAAGAACTTGCCGCCATCGTCGCGCTCGCCCGCGAGCACTCTCTTGCGGCCCATATGGACGGCGCGCGCCTCTTCAATGCCGTCGTCGCCGCCAAGACGCCCGCAAAGATCTTCACCGCAGGCTTCGACAGCGCCTGGGTCGACCTTTCCAAGGGTCTCGGCTGCCCGGTGGGCGGCGTGCTTGCCGGCTCAAAGGACTTCATCGCCGAAGCCTGGCATTGGAAGCACCGTCTCGGCGGCGCCATGCGCCAGTCAGGGATCCTGGCTGGCGCCGGCCTTTACGCGCTGGACCACAATGTCGAACGCCTCGCCGAAGACCATGCCAATGCCCGCCTCTTTGCCGACATCGTGCGCGGCCTCGATGGAGTGACCGTCTCCCCGGAGAATGTCGTCACCAATATCCTGTTTCTGGAGCTCGATGAGCGGCTCGAGGCCGCCGCCATCGCGACGGCACTGAAAGAGCATGGGGTCCGCATCGGCGTCGAAGGTCCGCGCCGCATGCGCGTCGTCACGCATCTCGACGTGACACGCGACGGCGTCGAGCGCGCCGGCAGGGCTTTTGCGGAGACCGTGCAGACGATGCTCGGCTGA
- a CDS encoding pyridoxal phosphate-dependent aminotransferase codes for MNKISSRMAAVLPSASSAASARARELKAAGRDIINLSVGEPDFDTPEHVIRAASEAMSAGKTRYTNVDGTPELKAAVIRKFKDENGLDFAANQIVVGTGAKQVIFNVLLATLDAGDEVIIPAPHWVSYPDMVRIAEGTPVVVECRAEDGFKLSAATLKAAITEKTRWLVINSPCNPTGAVYGEADLRALADVLLEHPQVGILSDDIYEHVVFGETSFHSIAAVEPRLLERTVAVNGVSKAYCMTGWRLGYGGGPAEVMREVRKLQSQSTSCASSISQAGALAALEGPQDHLESHRAVYRRRRDLVLPKLVEAGLTCEAPEGAFYILAGCHDFLGKTSAAGTKIEDDADFTRVILEEGEVAMVPGTAFGAPGYVRLSFAVDDARLMEAASRIAKICSALRA; via the coding sequence ATGAACAAGATTTCTTCTCGTATGGCAGCTGTTCTGCCTTCGGCGAGCAGCGCCGCCTCCGCCCGTGCGCGTGAGCTCAAGGCGGCCGGCCGTGACATCATCAACCTGTCGGTGGGCGAGCCGGATTTCGATACGCCCGAGCATGTCATCCGCGCAGCCAGCGAGGCGATGAGCGCCGGCAAGACGCGCTACACCAATGTCGACGGCACGCCGGAGCTGAAGGCTGCCGTCATCCGCAAGTTCAAGGATGAGAACGGGCTCGACTTCGCGGCCAATCAGATCGTTGTCGGGACCGGCGCCAAGCAGGTAATCTTCAACGTGCTTCTGGCCACGCTCGATGCAGGTGACGAGGTCATCATCCCGGCGCCGCATTGGGTCTCCTATCCCGACATGGTGCGGATAGCAGAAGGCACGCCCGTCGTCGTGGAGTGTCGGGCCGAGGACGGCTTCAAGCTATCTGCCGCAACGCTCAAGGCCGCGATCACCGAGAAGACACGCTGGCTCGTCATCAATTCGCCCTGCAACCCGACCGGTGCGGTTTATGGCGAGGCCGATTTGCGCGCGCTCGCTGACGTCCTTCTGGAACATCCGCAAGTCGGCATTTTGAGCGACGACATCTACGAGCATGTCGTCTTTGGAGAGACCTCGTTCCACTCCATCGCGGCGGTTGAGCCTCGGCTCCTGGAGCGCACGGTCGCCGTCAACGGTGTCTCCAAGGCCTATTGCATGACCGGTTGGCGGCTCGGCTATGGCGGTGGGCCGGCCGAGGTGATGCGTGAAGTGCGCAAGCTGCAATCGCAAAGCACCTCCTGCGCCTCTTCGATCAGCCAGGCCGGAGCGCTCGCGGCGCTCGAAGGCCCGCAAGATCATCTCGAGAGCCACCGCGCCGTCTATCGTCGGCGCCGCGATCTCGTTCTGCCGAAACTGGTTGAAGCCGGCCTCACCTGCGAGGCGCCGGAGGGTGCGTTTTATATCCTCGCCGGCTGCCATGATTTCCTCGGCAAAACCTCGGCTGCCGGCACGAAGATCGAGGATGATGCCGATTTCACCCGCGTCATCCTGGAAGAGGGTGAGGTGGCGATGGTGCCGGGCACAGCCTTTGGCGCACCGGGTTATGTGCGGCTGAGCTTTGCTGTCGATGATGCCAGGCTGATGGAAGCAGCAAGCCGCATCGCCAAGATCTGCTCAGCGCTTCGCGCCTGA
- a CDS encoding tripartite tricarboxylate transporter permease: MEAILAAAANIFDPSTLLVLAIGTVVGLFVGALPGLSSTMGVALCIPITFGMDPANALVLLGAIYTSSVFGGSITAILLRTPGTDASIATTFDGYPMAQRGEGAQAIGMALVASLVGGVFSVCVLLFVAPPLSRLALLFGPQEYVYLTIFGMISILGVSGGNPTKAFISAALGLLLATVGFDLFTGYPRLTFGQDELFEGVPLLPALIGIFSVSQAISLCTGEADIGAGNMIKTKGRTLPAWSVIRRCGRTLFKSSLIGSAIGILPGAGTSVAAFISYDEARRRSKTPEAFGKGEIEGVAAPEAANNAVTGGSLVPALTLGIPGNAVTAVFIGGLTIHGLVPGPRLFTDHAEIVYTLIFSLFLANLAFAALGLFAAPWVARVVKVPSAVLGPTIIVFSVIGSYALRNSLFDVWLVLGFGVLGYFMERWRIPGAPLVIALVLGPILETNLRRSLQISGGDWMIFFTSPLSYAIMALIVLTIAYPIFARRQQKKREQDAS, from the coding sequence ATGGAAGCGATCCTCGCGGCAGCCGCCAATATTTTCGACCCTTCGACCCTGCTGGTCCTGGCGATCGGCACCGTTGTCGGGCTGTTTGTAGGTGCGTTACCGGGGCTGTCCTCCACGATGGGCGTTGCGCTCTGCATTCCCATCACCTTCGGCATGGACCCGGCGAATGCGCTCGTGCTCCTCGGAGCGATCTACACGAGTTCCGTTTTCGGCGGTTCCATCACCGCCATTCTTTTGCGCACGCCAGGCACCGACGCCTCCATCGCCACGACCTTCGACGGTTATCCGATGGCGCAGCGCGGGGAGGGGGCGCAGGCGATCGGTATGGCCTTGGTGGCCTCCCTCGTCGGCGGCGTATTCTCCGTCTGCGTCCTCCTCTTCGTGGCACCGCCATTGTCGCGTCTGGCGCTCCTCTTCGGGCCGCAGGAATACGTCTATCTGACGATCTTCGGGATGATCTCGATTCTCGGCGTCTCGGGTGGCAATCCCACGAAAGCCTTCATCAGTGCCGCTTTGGGGCTGTTGCTGGCGACGGTCGGCTTCGATCTTTTCACCGGATATCCGCGGCTCACCTTCGGCCAGGACGAACTCTTCGAAGGCGTGCCGCTGCTTCCGGCCCTGATTGGCATCTTCTCCGTCTCGCAGGCGATCTCGCTATGCACGGGCGAGGCCGATATCGGCGCCGGCAACATGATCAAGACGAAGGGCCGGACGCTGCCAGCCTGGTCGGTCATCAGACGTTGCGGACGCACGCTCTTCAAATCGTCCCTCATCGGCTCCGCGATCGGCATTCTGCCGGGAGCAGGCACCAGCGTCGCCGCCTTCATCAGCTACGACGAGGCGCGCCGGCGCTCCAAGACGCCGGAAGCCTTCGGCAAGGGTGAGATCGAGGGTGTTGCGGCGCCTGAGGCAGCCAACAACGCCGTGACCGGCGGCTCGCTCGTGCCGGCGCTGACCCTCGGCATTCCGGGCAATGCGGTCACCGCGGTCTTCATCGGCGGGCTGACCATCCATGGTCTCGTGCCGGGGCCGCGGCTTTTCACCGATCACGCGGAGATCGTCTATACGTTGATCTTCTCGCTCTTCCTGGCGAACCTTGCCTTTGCAGCGTTGGGCTTGTTTGCGGCGCCCTGGGTGGCTCGCGTCGTCAAAGTGCCGAGTGCCGTGCTCGGACCGACGATCATCGTCTTCAGCGTCATTGGCTCCTACGCGCTGCGCAACAGCCTCTTCGATGTCTGGCTCGTGCTCGGCTTCGGCGTGCTCGGCTATTTCATGGAACGCTGGCGCATTCCCGGCGCCCCGCTCGTCATCGCGCTGGTGCTCGGGCCGATCCTCGAAACCAATCTCCGCCGTTCCCTGCAGATTTCCGGTGGCGACTGGATGATCTTTTTCACCAGCCCACTCTCCTACGCGATCATGGCGCTGATCGTTTTGACGATCGCCTATCCGATCTTCGCACGCAGACAGCAAAAAAAGCGCGAGCAGGACGCAAGCTAA
- a CDS encoding tripartite tricarboxylate transporter TctB family protein: MKRDTWIAVAVMAIAAFAAWDVYGLKRGAALFPLLMSAALFLGGAVLFVSSLRPRKVTGEVAEEGSETDEAPKSVWLPLVEVVVLTAIFAVAMPWIGFYPATFLYLAVFFALRSELSRLTGLAVAVAMTGLIYVIFSLLLAVPTPVGPLAAYL; the protein is encoded by the coding sequence ATGAAACGCGATACATGGATTGCGGTCGCCGTCATGGCGATCGCAGCCTTCGCCGCCTGGGACGTCTACGGCCTCAAGCGGGGCGCGGCGCTTTTTCCCTTGTTGATGAGTGCTGCGCTCTTTTTGGGCGGTGCCGTTCTCTTCGTGTCGAGCCTGCGTCCGCGCAAGGTGACGGGCGAGGTTGCAGAGGAAGGCTCTGAAACGGACGAAGCGCCGAAGAGCGTCTGGTTGCCACTCGTCGAAGTGGTGGTCCTGACGGCGATCTTCGCCGTGGCGATGCCATGGATCGGCTTCTACCCGGCGACCTTTCTCTATCTTGCCGTCTTCTTCGCGCTTCGCTCGGAGTTGAGCCGACTAACGGGACTCGCCGTGGCCGTTGCGATGACCGGGCTGATCTACGTCATCTTCTCGCTGCTTCTTGCGGTTCCGACGCCGGTCGGTCCGCTGGCCGCTTATCTTTAA
- a CDS encoding tripartite tricarboxylate transporter substrate binding protein, with product MHLKSSLAALALAASSLAIFASPSYAEYPEKPVEMIVPYGAGGSTDVLARLIAEYGEKYLGKPMVVVNRPGAGGQIGFAAIASAKPDGYTIGWINSGILTSPIVRPDVTFNLDTFDYVANIVTDPGVLAVAGTSDYASLEDFLAAAKEKTLTVSHEGVGGGDHLAVLQLESEADVEFNMVAFNGDAEAKAALMGGHIDAIEGNVSEQVELVEDGQLKPLVVWASKRNADLPDTPTGKELGYNILASSSRGLGGPKGMDEDALGKLRDAMVKVTEDPDFQADLKKLNMPLDVLVGDDYRAFMQEQDEGYKKLWAESPWQ from the coding sequence ATGCACCTCAAGTCCAGTCTGGCGGCCTTGGCCCTCGCGGCCTCTTCGCTCGCCATTTTCGCCTCCCCCTCCTACGCCGAGTACCCTGAGAAGCCTGTCGAGATGATCGTGCCTTACGGCGCGGGCGGCAGCACCGACGTCCTGGCCCGCCTCATTGCCGAATACGGCGAGAAGTATCTCGGCAAGCCGATGGTTGTCGTGAACCGGCCGGGCGCCGGCGGCCAGATCGGCTTTGCGGCGATCGCCAGTGCCAAGCCCGACGGTTATACGATCGGCTGGATCAATTCCGGCATTCTGACGAGCCCGATCGTGCGTCCTGACGTGACCTTCAACCTCGACACCTTCGATTATGTCGCCAACATCGTGACCGATCCGGGTGTGCTCGCTGTGGCCGGCACCTCCGATTACGCCTCCCTCGAGGACTTCCTCGCCGCGGCGAAGGAAAAGACGCTCACCGTCAGCCACGAGGGCGTCGGCGGCGGCGATCATTTGGCGGTCCTGCAGCTGGAAAGTGAAGCTGACGTCGAATTCAATATGGTTGCCTTCAACGGCGATGCCGAAGCCAAAGCCGCGCTTATGGGCGGCCATATCGATGCCATCGAAGGCAATGTCTCCGAGCAGGTGGAACTCGTCGAAGACGGTCAACTGAAGCCGCTCGTCGTGTGGGCTTCCAAGCGCAATGCCGATTTGCCGGACACCCCGACGGGCAAGGAGCTCGGCTACAATATCCTCGCTTCCTCCTCGCGCGGCCTCGGTGGACCGAAGGGCATGGATGAGGATGCGCTCGGCAAGTTGCGGGATGCGATGGTGAAGGTGACCGAAGATCCGGACTTCCAGGCTGACCTGAAGAAGCTCAACATGCCTCTCGACGTTCTGGTGGGCGACGATTATCGCGCCTTCATGCAGGAGCAGGACGAGGGCTATAAGAAGCTCTGGGCCGAAAGCCCGTGGCAGTAA
- a CDS encoding RraA family protein yields the protein MTESSWTEVEILERLRSVESGAVTDALVRLGLSGWMDGVLPLGEANRLVGRARTVKYAPKTGATKAKTNIYSAIRSTPEGRILVLDTGCANTWILGENVAHAAFFQGLGGIVSDSLARDASLIREMDFPVFTRGISARPPAIVLVDVDVPVECAGARVCPGDYLVADADGVVVIPQDFIDAVLVEIEDIEQLERDQEAALASQAPLEVIEDLLRRKKIRKSGRP from the coding sequence ATGACGGAAAGCAGCTGGACCGAAGTGGAAATCCTGGAGCGCCTGCGCAGTGTCGAGTCGGGAGCGGTCACCGATGCACTCGTCCGTCTCGGCCTGAGCGGCTGGATGGACGGCGTCCTCCCGCTCGGCGAGGCGAACCGACTGGTTGGGCGCGCCCGTACCGTCAAATACGCGCCGAAGACGGGCGCGACCAAAGCCAAGACGAATATCTATTCGGCCATCCGCAGCACTCCGGAGGGGCGTATTCTCGTTCTTGATACCGGATGCGCCAACACCTGGATCCTGGGCGAGAACGTGGCACATGCAGCCTTCTTCCAGGGGCTCGGCGGCATCGTCTCCGATTCTCTGGCGCGTGATGCGAGCCTCATCCGGGAAATGGATTTCCCGGTCTTCACGCGGGGCATCTCGGCCCGCCCCCCGGCCATCGTCCTCGTTGATGTCGACGTTCCGGTGGAATGCGCTGGTGCCCGCGTTTGCCCGGGTGATTATCTCGTCGCCGACGCCGACGGTGTCGTCGTCATTCCGCAGGATTTCATCGACGCGGTTCTCGTCGAGATCGAGGATATCGAGCAACTCGAGCGCGACCAGGAAGCTGCGCTCGCCTCCCAAGCCCCGCTGGAAGTGATCGAAGATCTCCTCCGGCGCAAAAAGATCCGCAAAAGCGGTCGTCCCTGA
- a CDS encoding LysR substrate-binding domain-containing protein — translation MNFRQIEVFRAVIEAGSMTGAAAALNISQPGVTKTIAALEASCGYPLFTRSAGRITPTPEARQLHQTTERVFVGIDEIKRASSNIRDRVAGHLAIASFPALASRYLPKVLSSFLHERGGVKLSLQGTASRQIILAAAAQQIDVGISILQSDDAAIETEHLHRLERVCVVPAGHRLASAERIRLYDLRNEPFISLDAFDPERLAIEKMFSDLGVGRHDQIETRHSDSACAFVANGVGTTIVDPFTPLAFGDAVVARPLTPPVYLNVWTLWPRHRIRSKLAIEFVQTLRRSLQTHAPGSL, via the coding sequence ATGAACTTTCGGCAGATTGAGGTCTTTCGCGCGGTGATCGAGGCCGGCTCGATGACCGGGGCCGCAGCGGCTCTCAACATCTCGCAACCTGGCGTTACGAAGACGATCGCCGCCCTGGAAGCCTCCTGCGGCTATCCCCTGTTCACGCGCAGCGCCGGGCGCATTACGCCCACACCGGAAGCTCGTCAGTTGCATCAAACGACCGAGCGCGTGTTCGTCGGCATCGACGAGATCAAGCGCGCCTCGTCGAATATCCGCGACCGGGTGGCGGGCCATCTGGCGATCGCCTCCTTTCCCGCTCTCGCGTCCCGTTATCTGCCGAAAGTCCTGTCCAGCTTCCTGCATGAACGCGGGGGGGTGAAACTCTCACTGCAGGGGACCGCTTCACGCCAGATTATTCTCGCCGCGGCGGCGCAGCAAATTGATGTGGGTATCTCGATCCTGCAATCCGACGATGCCGCGATCGAGACGGAGCATCTCCACCGCCTGGAACGGGTCTGTGTGGTGCCGGCTGGCCATCGCCTCGCCTCGGCGGAGCGCATCCGTCTCTACGATCTGCGCAACGAGCCCTTCATCTCTCTCGACGCTTTCGATCCGGAGCGTCTCGCCATCGAAAAGATGTTTTCCGATCTCGGCGTGGGGCGCCACGACCAGATCGAAACGCGGCATTCCGACAGCGCCTGTGCCTTCGTTGCCAATGGGGTCGGGACAACCATCGTCGATCCGTTCACACCGCTCGCCTTCGGCGATGCGGTCGTTGCAAGGCCGCTCACGCCGCCGGTCTATCTCAATGTCTGGACATTGTGGCCAAGACACCGGATCCGCTCGAAGCTCGCCATCGAATTCGTCCAGACACTGCGCCGCTCGCTGCAGACGCATGCGCCCGGGAGCTTGTGA
- a CDS encoding urea carboxylase-associated family protein, whose protein sequence is MKLKQPEHEAPDDAVARRDVEPVICYPTATLPPVDLKAYRAARDGWTKISETLVPPRDARTFSVPAGHFFRIVSVEGPQVGDLNLWHEGDLAERFYSGKTRALHGTHLSTGDRLWSCLPFLRPMATITDDTLDWYGFDRFGGSVHDVIGTRCDPYTNRLLSGGDYHFCCHSNLIRALAAAAGISPDEAERYVHDVLNVFMCTGFTRDTGQYFMKATPVRPGDYLEFFAEIDLLGALSACPGGDCSSEHSSDAATCHPLLVEVYEPASKPHGWRPTETNAYSRRHGM, encoded by the coding sequence ATGAAGTTAAAGCAGCCAGAGCATGAGGCGCCGGACGATGCCGTCGCGCGCCGGGATGTCGAACCGGTGATCTGCTATCCGACGGCGACGTTGCCCCCTGTCGATCTCAAGGCCTATCGCGCGGCCCGCGACGGCTGGACAAAAATCTCGGAAACGCTGGTGCCGCCGCGCGATGCCCGCACATTCAGCGTGCCGGCCGGACATTTCTTTCGCATCGTTTCCGTGGAGGGCCCCCAGGTTGGTGATCTCAACCTCTGGCATGAGGGGGATCTCGCCGAGCGCTTCTATTCGGGCAAGACGCGCGCGCTTCACGGCACGCATCTGTCGACCGGCGATCGGTTGTGGTCATGCCTGCCGTTTCTGCGGCCGATGGCGACGATCACCGACGACACGCTCGACTGGTATGGCTTCGACCGCTTCGGCGGTTCCGTCCATGACGTGATCGGCACGCGCTGTGATCCTTATACCAACCGGCTTTTGTCCGGCGGCGATTATCATTTCTGCTGCCATTCCAATCTCATCCGTGCGCTCGCCGCCGCGGCCGGGATCTCTCCGGACGAGGCGGAGCGGTATGTGCACGACGTCCTCAACGTCTTCATGTGCACCGGCTTCACGCGCGACACCGGGCAGTATTTCATGAAGGCGACGCCGGTACGTCCGGGCGATTATCTGGAGTTCTTTGCCGAGATTGATCTGCTGGGGGCGCTTTCCGCCTGTCCGGGCGGCGATTGTTCGAGCGAGCATTCAAGCGATGCCGCCACCTGCCATCCGCTTCTTGTCGAAGTCTACGAGCCGGCAAGCAAACCGCATGGATGGCGTCCTACCGAGACGAACGCCTACAGCCGCCGCCACGGCATGTGA
- a CDS encoding DUF2793 domain-containing protein, translating to MDTENLSLPTILSAQAQKHITHNEALRMLDALVQLAVIRRDLTAPPADPMSGARYIVAAGAEGVWSGHDSEIAAFQDGAWTFYTPKPGFLALAISEMLPMVFDGVAWVALTSEPPDTLPSLGINTVSETNNRLAVKSDAILFSHDDVTPGSGNMRVALNKATTGADAGFTFQSDYSARALFGLLGSDDFTLKVSSDGSTYHTGLVLDRESGAVTMPANVRFSAYLSYGQNYAAGAWRDMLFNNFRHNDQLAAIIASNVLTFTAPSDGIYLFGLAGTFEAGAGTPSKLQVGLSVNGAPPTGDTIGTTGDAAFVSGETQVQASALLKLAAGDTVNPKICPTGAAGRILANENFFWGTRLP from the coding sequence ATGGACACAGAAAACCTCTCTCTTCCGACGATCCTCTCCGCACAAGCGCAGAAGCATATCACCCACAACGAAGCGCTCAGGATGCTTGATGCGCTGGTGCAACTCGCCGTCATCCGCAGGGATCTCACCGCCCCACCGGCCGATCCGATGTCGGGCGCCCGCTATATCGTAGCGGCAGGAGCTGAAGGCGTCTGGTCGGGGCACGACAGCGAAATCGCTGCGTTCCAGGACGGGGCTTGGACATTCTACACGCCGAAGCCCGGCTTCCTCGCGCTTGCCATCAGCGAGATGCTGCCGATGGTCTTCGACGGCGTTGCCTGGGTGGCACTCACCTCCGAACCACCCGACACCCTGCCCAGTCTCGGCATCAACACCGTTTCCGAGACAAACAACCGCCTCGCCGTCAAATCCGACGCCATTCTCTTCAGCCACGACGATGTGACACCGGGCAGCGGAAACATGCGCGTCGCGCTCAACAAGGCGACGACGGGGGCCGACGCCGGCTTCACCTTCCAGAGCGATTATTCGGCCCGGGCCCTCTTCGGTCTTTTGGGCTCAGACGATTTCACTCTCAAAGTCTCATCTGACGGGTCTACCTATCACACCGGCCTCGTCCTCGATCGCGAAAGCGGCGCCGTCACCATGCCGGCGAATGTCCGTTTCAGCGCCTATCTGAGCTACGGGCAGAATTATGCGGCGGGTGCCTGGCGGGACATGCTCTTCAACAATTTCCGCCACAACGATCAGCTCGCCGCCATCATCGCGAGCAACGTCCTGACCTTCACGGCTCCGAGCGACGGGATTTATCTCTTCGGGCTCGCAGGCACGTTCGAGGCCGGTGCGGGCACGCCCTCGAAGCTGCAAGTCGGTCTCTCCGTCAACGGCGCACCACCGACCGGCGACACGATCGGCACGACGGGCGACGCTGCCTTCGTCTCCGGAGAAACCCAGGTGCAGGCGAGCGCGCTCCTCAAGCTTGCGGCCGGCGATACGGTCAACCCGAAGATTTGTCCCACCGGTGCGGCGGGACGTATCCTCGCCAACGAGAATTTCTTCTGGGGGACGCGACTTCCCTAA
- the folP gene encoding dihydropteroate synthase, protein MTHSASSALAHPVTDGVGAGFASLLRSWREAGDARAPIVMGIVNVTPDSFSDGGHFFRTEAAIEHGLRLHDEGAAILDVGGESTRANAEPVAADEEIRRILPVIEALTANGILVSVDTMKAEVARAAISAGAQILNDVRGLLGDPEMAEVAARTGAGVIAMHNQGIFGSAKPMEFDPVAGCIAFFRRALEVAHEAGVAEDRLVLDPGFGFGKSPEQNLQILARFGELGALGLPLLAGTSRKSFIAKVAGADDTERLAGTLATNVVAALAGAAIVRVHDVAEHVAAMRIAAAIRGAGTSG, encoded by the coding sequence ATGACACACTCTGCCTCATCCGCGCTGGCCCACCCCGTTACCGATGGCGTCGGGGCCGGCTTTGCGAGCCTCCTCAGATCCTGGCGCGAGGCAGGAGATGCGCGTGCGCCAATCGTCATGGGCATCGTCAATGTGACGCCCGATTCCTTCTCCGACGGCGGGCATTTCTTTCGCACCGAAGCGGCGATCGAGCACGGGCTTAGACTTCATGACGAAGGCGCGGCGATCCTCGACGTGGGCGGAGAATCAACACGCGCCAATGCCGAACCGGTGGCGGCCGACGAAGAGATCCGACGCATCCTTCCCGTCATCGAGGCGCTGACGGCAAACGGCATCCTCGTTTCGGTCGACACCATGAAGGCCGAGGTCGCCAGGGCCGCGATTTCGGCGGGCGCGCAAATCCTCAACGATGTGCGCGGCCTCCTGGGTGATCCGGAGATGGCCGAGGTTGCCGCACGCACCGGTGCCGGCGTCATTGCCATGCACAATCAAGGTATCTTCGGCTCAGCGAAGCCAATGGAGTTCGACCCGGTGGCGGGCTGCATCGCCTTCTTCCGGCGCGCATTGGAGGTGGCACACGAGGCCGGTGTCGCCGAAGACCGGCTCGTTCTCGATCCCGGATTCGGCTTCGGCAAGTCGCCAGAGCAGAACCTGCAGATTCTTGCGCGATTCGGAGAATTGGGAGCGCTCGGCCTGCCGCTCCTCGCCGGGACATCGCGAAAATCCTTTATCGCCAAAGTCGCGGGGGCCGACGACACCGAGCGCCTTGCCGGAACGCTCGCCACCAATGTCGTAGCAGCCTTGGCGGGTGCTGCGATCGTGCGCGTCCATGACGTTGCGGAACATGTGGCGGCGATGCGCATCGCCGCCGCCATTCGTGGCGCCGGCACCAGCGGCTAG